A window of Flexistipes sp. genomic DNA:
GCCTGCTCATGACTCAAACAAGAGGAAAATGATGAGTGAAAAAGTAAGAGATCAGTTAAGTGACTTTAGACGTTCTTTCATGAAATGGACAGCAACTCTTGGCGCTGTTGCAACCACAGGATGTGGAGTTTTCGAAGATGATAGCAATTCTAGCAGCACAAAAGATTCTGACGGGAGGTCTCTATTTTCTTACGATAGATTAGTGTGGAATTCATGTAATGTAAATTGTGGCAGCAGATGCCCTTTGAGATTATATGTTAGAGATGGTCAGGTAGTTAGAGTCAACACAGACAATGAAAGTCCTGATGAATATGGGAAGCTTGGGAAAAACTATCAAATGAGATCCTGTTTCAGAGGTAGAACGGTAAGGCAAAGGATATATAACCCTACCAGATTTAAAAATCCAATGAAAAAAAAAGCCGGTACACTTAGAGGTGAGGGCAAGTATGAGAGGATAAGTTTTTGAGTCATTTATGCTCTACAGGATTGGATAAAATATGAAATAAAGATTATGTTGAGTTATATGCAGCTGTAGAGGATTTAAGGCTATTCTCCACTAACCACATAATGTCGTTTGGCTTTTTAAATGTCTTAAAGATGTTGAGGATAACAGTAAAGCAGACTTTTTTGTAGATGTTGCAAAATTGACAAAAGGATTACTTAAGTCATTAAAAGAAGATTTTATAGAAGGGTAATATGCTGATAAATTTAGATACAGAAAATATTGTTAAAGTTGGTGACAGACTTTTTTTTGAAGATGCCTTAACACATTTGAGGCCTTACCAACAATTAAGAAACGATATAAATTCATTAGGACTTGAAATTGCAGATTACGATGATGAATTAGCTGATAAAAAAAATTTATTAATTGATGCACTCAGGCAAAAAGGTGCTGAATTTAGAAATAACAATGCTAGTATTCATATAAATTTTTTGTCAAAAGCCTGTATAGAATGTAAAAAAGGTAACAAATCAATAACTTTTTTCTATTCACTAGCGTGCAATAGAGATTGTTATTTTTGTAGTAATAAGAACCAAGAAAGTTATGATTATTACGTGCACAACCAGAGGGATATACTATCAGAACTAGATCAGATAAAAAATATTGAAACATTAAGAGCAGTGGCAGTGACGGGTGGTGAGCCATTGTTAGATACAGAAAAATTATTCCACATACTTTCCTCTGTAAATAAAAAATGCCCAGTGGCTCACACCCGTCTTTATACAAATGGAGATTTAATAGATTACAATATTTTAGAGAATTTACAAAGAAATAATTTAAATGAAATAAGGTTTAGCGTCAAACCGGATGAAAATGGTAAATTAGATGAGAGTAAAATTCATAAAATTATTTTAGCTAAAAAGTATATCCCTGAAGTTGTTGTCGAAATGCCAGTTATACCAGGTTCTCTATATGAGATGAGGAATTTATTAGATGTTCTGAATAAAAATGAAATAACAGGCGTTAATTTGCTTGAATTTCTTTTCCCTTGGGTTAACCCGGAAGAGTATATAAAAAGAGGTTTCAAAATTAAAAATAGACCTTACAAAATCTTTTATTCTTATACATATGCAGGTGGACTTCCTATAAGTGGTAGTGAAGAAGAGTGTTTAGAATTGTTATTGCATGGGCTGGAGAATAATTATTCTATTGGCCTGCATTATTGCTCATTGGAAAATAAACTAACTTCACAAATCTATAGCCAAAATTCAGGCATCAAAACACTTCCATATGAAATTTTTTCTGACAAAGATTTTTTTATAAAATCTGCCAAAGCCTATGGCAATAATGCTAAGCGAGTTAAAAATACATTTGATAAATGTCAGAAAAAAATATTTTATAATTATAACCCAGAGTTGGGAACAATTGAGTTTAATCCTAAAGATATTAAAAAACTAC
This region includes:
- a CDS encoding radical SAM protein, producing MLINLDTENIVKVGDRLFFEDALTHLRPYQQLRNDINSLGLEIADYDDELADKKNLLIDALRQKGAEFRNNNASIHINFLSKACIECKKGNKSITFFYSLACNRDCYFCSNKNQESYDYYVHNQRDILSELDQIKNIETLRAVAVTGGEPLLDTEKLFHILSSVNKKCPVAHTRLYTNGDLIDYNILENLQRNNLNEIRFSVKPDENGKLDESKIHKIILAKKYIPEVVVEMPVIPGSLYEMRNLLDVLNKNEITGVNLLEFLFPWVNPEEYIKRGFKIKNRPYKIFYSYTYAGGLPISGSEEECLELLLHGLENNYSIGLHYCSLENKLTSQIYSQNSGIKTLPYEIFSDKDFFIKSAKAYGNNAKRVKNTFDKCQKKIFYNYNPELGTIEFNPKDIKKLQQDIEVAVSYNIVEEQLNQKVLKEIKLDLTYPRIFEIENDI